One Lysobacter enzymogenes DNA segment encodes these proteins:
- a CDS encoding dipeptidase translates to MTDRRSFLIQTALAGAGALVAGAAGPLRAATAAAEPRWAPFAEAMVVDACGFLGDDEAKVGDPLTPRLIADARASGLRVLQTTVGPVAQYEGAFEASVRDIAAWEDEIARRPDVFLAVRSGADLERARREKKLGVVYQFQDSAPIGEKLERIDDYHRLGLRTVQLTYNVRNLAGDGCLEPGDAGLSKFGHSLIERLNQRRILVDLAHSGRRTALEAIAASKSPVLISHTGCAALVERPRNKTDAELRACAQRGGVIGIYLMPFLRETGQPGAADVIRHLEHAIQVCGEDHVGIGTDNLVSAVKLTEAYKRDHAESIRERRKLGISAPGEAEDVYLYVEGLNAPSRFETLAALLSARGHSDARIGKILGGNFARVMAEVWG, encoded by the coding sequence ATGACCGATCGCAGGAGTTTTCTGATCCAGACCGCACTGGCCGGCGCCGGCGCGCTCGTCGCCGGCGCCGCCGGCCCGCTGCGCGCGGCCACGGCCGCCGCCGAACCGCGCTGGGCGCCGTTCGCCGAGGCCATGGTGGTCGACGCCTGCGGCTTTCTCGGCGACGACGAGGCCAAGGTCGGCGACCCGCTGACGCCCAGGCTCATCGCCGACGCGCGCGCCAGCGGCCTGCGCGTGCTGCAGACCACGGTCGGCCCGGTCGCCCAGTACGAGGGCGCGTTCGAAGCCTCCGTGCGCGACATCGCCGCGTGGGAGGACGAGATCGCGCGCCGTCCCGACGTGTTCCTGGCGGTGCGCAGCGGCGCCGACCTGGAGCGCGCGCGGCGCGAGAAGAAGCTCGGCGTGGTCTACCAGTTCCAGGACAGCGCGCCGATCGGCGAGAAGCTCGAACGCATCGACGATTACCACCGGCTCGGCCTGCGCACGGTGCAGCTGACCTACAACGTGCGCAACCTCGCCGGCGACGGCTGCCTGGAGCCCGGCGACGCCGGCCTGAGCAAATTCGGCCACAGCCTCATCGAGCGGCTCAACCAGCGCCGGATCCTGGTCGACCTGGCCCACAGCGGCCGCCGCACCGCGCTGGAGGCGATCGCCGCCTCGAAGTCGCCGGTGCTGATCAGCCATACCGGCTGCGCGGCCCTGGTCGAGCGCCCGCGCAACAAGACCGACGCCGAACTGCGCGCCTGCGCGCAGCGCGGCGGCGTGATCGGCATCTACCTGATGCCGTTCCTGCGCGAGACCGGCCAACCCGGCGCGGCCGACGTGATCCGTCACCTCGAACACGCGATCCAGGTCTGCGGCGAAGACCATGTCGGCATCGGCACCGACAATCTGGTTTCGGCGGTGAAGCTGACCGAGGCCTACAAGCGCGACCACGCCGAATCGATCCGCGAACGGCGCAAGCTCGGCATCTCCGCGCCGGGCGAGGCCGAGGACGTCTACCTCTACGTCGAAGGCCTCAACGCCCCGAGCCGGTTCGAGACCCTGGCGGCGTTGCTGTCGGCGCGCGGCCACAGCGATGCGCGCATCGGCAAGATCCTCGGCGGTAATTTCGCCCGGGTCATGGCGGAAGTCTGGGGGTGA
- a CDS encoding S9 family peptidase gives MRLRRVLTSTLLMLACAGAAQAQPGAVERLHQGNRTSENVPSLPAQLIEDLNRYQNTRGASFAGWTRDGCLLVSTRFAETAQAHRVCAPLGMREQLTFYPEPVNSLTVAPGAADGFVFGKDVGGNEFWQLHWFDLATRQTRLLTDGKSRNQAPLFAHDGKQLAYSSTLRNGRDTDVWVTDFPGGKARTVVTEGGQWSAQDFSPDGKQLLVLKYVSASESYPGLVDLASGKLTLFPVDGGKASISDFRFSRDGRAVYYVSDEIVGGKPQEFRTLRRHEPASGKFDVLSAKIPWDVDQIELSDDGSRLLYVSNEDGIGKLRVLSLPGHEEIALPELPVGAIGRAAFSPDGKRVALSINSSTSPSDVYVIDLEPRRLTRWTRSEVGGLDSSKFVAPTLVRYPTFDKVDGKPRTIPAFYYRPAGGPRKIAMPVVIQIHGGPEAQSQPTFNPTAQFLANELGVAVLVPNVRGSAGYGRTYLGLDNAEKREDSVKDIGALLDWIGKQPELDASRVGVYGGSYGGYMVLASLMHYSDRIRAGVDVVGISDFSTFLNNTESYRRDLRRAEYGDERIPAMKAVFDRISPLKNAGKIRSPLFVAQGKNDPRVPYTEAEQIVKAVRANGQPVWFLMFDDEGHGFHKKANSDYFGAAMMQFWRQHLIAPESKVGQD, from the coding sequence ATGCGGTTGCGCCGAGTCCTGACCTCCACGTTGCTGATGCTGGCCTGCGCCGGCGCCGCGCAGGCGCAGCCGGGCGCGGTCGAACGCCTGCACCAGGGCAACCGCACCAGCGAAAACGTCCCGTCGCTGCCGGCGCAGCTGATCGAAGACCTCAACCGCTACCAGAACACCCGCGGCGCCAGCTTCGCCGGCTGGACCCGCGACGGCTGCCTGCTGGTCTCCACCCGCTTCGCCGAGACCGCCCAGGCCCACCGCGTGTGCGCGCCGCTGGGCATGCGCGAGCAACTCACCTTCTATCCCGAGCCGGTCAACAGCCTGACCGTCGCGCCGGGCGCCGCCGACGGCTTCGTGTTCGGCAAGGACGTCGGCGGCAACGAGTTCTGGCAGCTGCATTGGTTCGACCTGGCCACGCGCCAGACCCGCCTGCTGACCGACGGCAAGTCGCGCAACCAGGCGCCGCTGTTCGCCCACGACGGCAAGCAGCTCGCGTACAGCAGCACGCTGCGCAACGGCCGCGACACCGACGTGTGGGTGACGGACTTCCCCGGCGGCAAGGCGCGCACGGTGGTGACCGAGGGCGGGCAGTGGAGCGCGCAGGATTTCTCGCCCGACGGCAAGCAGCTGCTCGTGCTCAAGTACGTCTCGGCCAGCGAGTCGTACCCGGGCCTGGTCGATCTGGCCAGCGGCAAGCTGACCTTGTTCCCGGTCGACGGCGGCAAGGCTTCGATCAGCGACTTCCGCTTCTCGCGCGACGGCCGCGCGGTGTATTACGTGTCCGACGAGATCGTCGGCGGCAAGCCGCAGGAATTCCGCACCCTGCGCCGGCACGAGCCGGCCAGCGGCAAGTTCGACGTGCTCAGCGCGAAGATTCCCTGGGACGTCGATCAGATCGAATTGTCCGACGACGGCAGCCGCCTGCTCTACGTCAGCAACGAGGACGGCATCGGCAAGCTGCGCGTGTTGTCGTTACCGGGGCACGAAGAGATCGCGCTGCCGGAGTTGCCGGTCGGGGCGATCGGCCGCGCCGCGTTCTCGCCCGACGGCAAGCGCGTCGCCCTGTCGATCAATTCGTCGACCTCGCCCAGCGACGTCTACGTGATCGATCTGGAACCGCGCCGGCTGACCCGCTGGACCCGCAGCGAAGTCGGCGGCCTGGATTCGTCGAAGTTCGTCGCGCCGACGCTGGTGCGCTATCCCACCTTCGACAAGGTCGACGGCAAGCCGCGCACGATCCCGGCGTTCTACTACCGGCCCGCCGGCGGCCCACGCAAGATCGCGATGCCGGTGGTGATCCAGATCCACGGCGGCCCCGAGGCGCAATCGCAGCCGACCTTCAATCCCACCGCGCAGTTCCTCGCCAACGAACTCGGCGTGGCGGTGCTGGTGCCGAACGTGCGCGGCTCGGCCGGTTACGGCCGCACCTATCTGGGCCTGGACAACGCGGAGAAGCGCGAGGATTCGGTCAAGGACATCGGCGCGCTGCTGGATTGGATCGGCAAGCAGCCCGAGCTCGACGCCAGCCGCGTCGGCGTGTACGGCGGCAGCTACGGCGGCTACATGGTGCTGGCCTCGCTGATGCACTACAGCGACCGTATCCGCGCCGGCGTCGACGTGGTCGGCATCTCCGACTTCAGCACCTTCCTCAACAACACCGAAAGCTACCGCCGCGACCTGCGCCGCGCCGAGTACGGCGACGAACGCATCCCGGCGATGAAGGCGGTGTTCGACCGCATCTCGCCGCTGAAGAACGCCGGCAAGATCCGCTCGCCGCTGTTCGTCGCGCAAGGCAAGAACGATCCGCGCGTGCCCTACACCGAGGCCGAGCAGATCGTGAAGGCGGTGCGCGCCAACGGCCAGCCGGTGTGGTTCCTGATGTTCGACGACGAGGGCCACGGCTTCCACAAGAAGGCCAACT